GAAACTTCTAGAATTTTCTTTGTTTCTAGATTTTTCTCCATCAACTTTCTTTCTTCCATATCCTTTATTTTGAGACTGAATTTTGAGCTTTGATTGAAAGACATTTTCAACTGTGTCTTCATCATGCCTACTCAATCTTTGCTCATAAGCTTCAAGAGATCCAACTAATTCAGTCACAGACAAAGTAGATAAATCTTTGGTTTGCTCAATTGTAGTAACAATTGCATCATACTTAAGAGGaatagaaattataatttttctcaacaaTTCTTGTCAAGAATATTATCCCCGTAAGTTTTCATTTGACTTACTAATTCTTTTATCTTGGTATAGTACTCTTTTATGGTCTCAAATTCTTTCACTTCCTTGAAATTCCTCTTGTAGTGTATGTAGTCCACGCATCTTTGGAACTTGTAGCACCCATTAAAAGATACTGTCGGCTACCGCTTGTTGCAAAATGAGTAACACCTTTGAATCTTTATGTTTACTTTCCTTCAACTCTTTTTTCTGAGTTGCATTGAGAATTGATGTTTCTGCAGGAATAGTAAATCCTTCATCTACAATTTCCCATAATTCTTGAGAGCAAAAGAAATGTTTGAAAATAGGGATTGTCATAGATGATGGTTGAAGGGTATTAGCCATGTTTTATGGAAATTTAGAAATGATGTAAGATATAAGGAGGGTTTGGTTGGAAATATTTTGATGACATTTCTAGCCCAATGTATGATCAAACGTAGCTCTGATACAATTGTTAGTATTGAACATAGTATAGTTAGTTTATAATCTAATTGGACAATGTAGAAGGTTTTAGTTGATAGTTTGAAGGTAATAATAGCAAATAGTACTGTGAAGTTtagaacaaaaattattttgtattgctCTCAAATGACTTGCTTACAAATGAGCCTTGGTGGCTTATTTACAATTGTGGAAGCTACAATCTAGATGCTTCCTTCTAGATTCTTCAtgatatttcaaatactaatgtagtaattaattatttattctatgAACTACTCAATTATTCTAAAAAAGTCTAGGCAGCATGTacatcataaattaataatacttattcTATATGTTACTTAAATATTCTAGAAAGATCTAGAAATGTGCCTCACCTCTCAACAATCAGTAATGTGTTGGATATTGTAATTTCCATTAAAAAAGTTTGTATTTGTTTATTTCTAACTCTTATAATTGTTAGGTTAATCATATCTTGAGGTACCCTACTAATTAAGCTTTGTCTAGGCTTGTAATCTGATTCAATAGTTCATATGTTGTGAATGTGAATATTAACTGGATTATCATGGTATTAGAAAATCTTAAATCCCATTCTTTTCTTCAAATTCCTCATCCAATGCATGAACATCACTAAACAATGTGTGAATTACATCTTCTTGGAAATATACCAATGTACTTGTCTTTATATTTGTTCAtattaaattatagttaaagaaaaattgaaataatcttGCATTGGTTATGAGTCATTAATAGCATTCCAACAAATAGAAATTAGCGTCTGcatttcaattgcatctggtaACAAAAGCAATTTTGTAATGTAACCATTTTAGTATTATTTCAGAAAAACTAACATCCTTTTTGGTAGCACAAGTGCAGGTTTCATCAGCTTCCTGAATTTGATCAAGGAAAAAGAAGCTGCCGCAGGCGACTGGCTGACCATAATGAAAGGCGAAGAAAGCCACATCCAACTTCCTTGTTAACCTCGCATTTTACCAAACTCTCTCCATCTACTTTTGGTTAGAAATTATCACCGAAATATCGATTCGAAATATCTCTACTTTTTACCTTGTGATATGTTCCTTATAGACTTATATgtctaataataaaatggttttGCTATTATGTCAACAGATAACAATAACAAAGGCAATGATTTTATGATGGAATGTGCTTCATATCCGAAGTTTTCTTCAAGTAATGCATTGGCAACTCAGACATCATATGAGCCAGTTTGTCGTGATCGAACCACACCGTTTACCTGGCAGAATAACACGGAGCCACCATCTGATTTTTTCCAGCAAGGTTCGGTTGGTGGAACAAATTTCCTCAGTCCTAGACATCCTCCAATGGAAAGCTACAATGAAGTTGCCGACTCAAGCTGTGCTCTCTCTCTTCTGTCAAACCACACATGGGATTCTCGAAACACAACGCCGAGTGTTGAGATGAACAACTTGTTGAGTTTCAATGAGACGCTCATGTCACAATCTTCTCAAGGTGCAGCCAGTTATCAACTTTCAAATGCTTCTTGGTTTTTGAAGGGAATTGATTCCGGTAACTGTTCGGCCGAGGATGTACCTGATCTTGAGCTTGGTCAAAATTCACATACTCTTCATAGTAATCTTCCTGGTGAGCTTGATGTGTCACAAGACAAGAGGCATTACTGGTCACtttaaaaatttgatcaattacTTTGGTggttattttaagaaatttagGTGGCATTGAATAATTAATATCCTAATTCCTTTGGATGTGGAACTTGAATTTCTtggttttttttgtttgaacttTTGAGCAAGGAGGTTTTGGGAGGAAGACTTGTTAATTTTGTGGAACTTTGAGGCATTATTGTTTTGGTCTATTGAACATGTAAACAATGTTGGTTGCTTTCTTTTAATTTGTGAAACTTTTAGACATggattatttattttgagattggGTATGAATATTATTTTCTGGGAGTTTCTACTTCTACATTGGGAGGGTTGGGTTTAGCACCCCAAACCTTCATATTTTTTGAGGAATCTTGTATGGTCATAACCATTTGGCGACACTATTACATTACATGTAcacacttaaaaaaatatagaaagaaaaaaatttagtttaattttttaaaagttaaatgattatatatttttttgtgcgcgatattttctctatttttggATAAAATTCAAACTGAACTAAACTATTAGAGAATTTGATTGATAGAAAGATTGAGATTGTGTTTCAATATTATTTCATGTcattgaattatattttctaagtgcAATAGTGTTTATATAGTGCTGAAAGTATATTGATAAGAGAAacaattataattgttttgtaaCAGAAAACATAACGATTAAGAAACTTGCAAGTGTTCAATTAACACAACAAGAGGGAATAGTTTTATCACACTTCAATACCCCTCAAGATCAAGGTGGTGAAATCACTTTGACCTTGCTTCGTATCTGAACATAGAAGGATCCGGAAGTGTGTCAGCCCCAAACTTATTGACCTGTGTCTGTTGAAGGGTATTAAATGAGGAAAACAGGCTGACCCAAAGGTTTTGTAAGTATTTTAGTCACGGgattacaaaacaaaataattatgtttcaaatgttagattaaaatttcaaaacctAGAGAAGTGAGAGCTAAgaataaaaagtgatttttataattctaaTTTCTAGCTTTGTCTTTAACTTTATATATTAGTATACTATTCTAATTTCTATCTGTActcaaactcaaaaaattatACAGATAAAACTTATACAATAATTACATGATATTATAAATAggcttatatatattttatatgtattccattctctattttttcttcttctaatttccattgcactcactccaacaaacatgtatgaaaacaacatattttttataaaaatcgatattatttatttgttactttatattttataaaaatcaatactatttatttgttatctttatatatattattagtatataaatttagaaatcctaattgtttattattactgaatatgagtttgtttgagagataatattccgagttgtttgagaggatttgtttagaggtaatattttgagttgtttgagagataataatatgtgtgtttgtttcaataaaaaatttattcttttaaaccaaaaactattttttagggtttaaaaggtatttgtttgatatttaaaaaaaattattttgttaaaaaaatcatttttttatttaatatatatatatacatatacacattagtATATTGGTATATGGAGAATCATATAAATCGATATGGGTAGANNNNNNNNNNNNNNNNNNNNNNNNNNNNNNNNNNNNNNNNNNNNNNNNNNNNNNNNNNNNNNNNNNNNNNNNNNNNNNNNNNNNNNNNNNNNNNNNNNNNNNNNNNNNNNNNNNNNNNNNNNNNNNNNNNNNNNNNNNNNNNNNNNNNNNNNNNNNNNNNNNNNNNNNNNNNNNNNNNNNNNNNNNNNNNNNNNNNNNNNNNNNNNNNNNNNNNNNNNNNNNNNNNNNNNNNNNNNNNNNNNNNNNNNNNNNNNNNNNNNNNNNNNNNNNNNNNNNNNNNNNNNNNNNNNNNNNNNNNNNNNNNNNNNNNNNNNNNNNNNNNNNNNNNNNNNNNNNNNNNNNNNNNNNNNNNNNNNNNNNNNNNNNNNNNNNNNNNNNNNNNNNNNNNNNNNNNNNNNNNNNNNNNNNNNNNNNNNNNNNNNNNNNNNNNNNNNNNNNNNNNNNNNNNNNNNNNNNNNNNNNNNNNNNNNNNNNNNNNNNNNNNNNNNNNNNNNNNNNNNNNNNNNNNNNNNNNNNNNNNNNNNNNNNNNNNNNNNNNNNNNNNNNNNNNNNNNNNNNNNNNNNNNNNNNNNNNNNNNNNNNNNNNNNNNNNNNNNNNNNNNNNNNNNNNNNNNNNNNNNNNNNNNNNNNNNNNNNNNNNNNNNNNNNNNNNNNNNNNNNNNNNNNNNNNNNNNNNNNNNNNNNNNNNNNNNNNNNNNNNNNNNNNNNNNNNNNNNNNNNNNNNNNNNNNNNNNNNNNNNNNNNNNNNNNNNNNNNNNNNNNNNNNNNNNNNNNNNNNNNNNNNNNNNNNNNNNNNNNNNNNNNNNNNNNNNNNNNNNNNNNNNNNNNNNNNNNNNNNNNNNNNNNNNNNNNNNNNNNNNNNNNNNNNNNNNNNNNNNNNNNNNNNNNNNNNNNNNNNNNNNNNNNNNNNNNNNNNNNNNNNNNNNNNNNNNNNNNNNNNNNNattgagagaataaaaaccacgggacctagtccagtaaaaacttccactataataattaatgggtacaccaagagtcttcctaataacaatagggaatatcgatcaacaataacaaccttataacaaccttccactaaagtgggtatgccaaagtaactctcagataagataaaactactcaaattatatattaaagtaacaaactcaatggtagaaataacatactaaatttgtagatcaaacggagcaagtttgctacacacctgttactaCCACCGGaatcaaacccttatttttcttctcaggcaaccgttcttcttccttgttattcttagggatttctaaatcccttttatttctttcacgtgggccaagttcatcaaaaccttttttttttcatttgtttttcaataataataataataatattagtaaaattggtgggttccacttgaggagtgagctcacccaacaaatctccccctcacgactcaagtgggaaggtactgctcaaccataTCAGCTTTCTTTCTgcaacatatcatcttcgacacaggaAAGGTCTTCTTCAccatatctgaaccattctcatcagtatgaatcttctcaattaaaaatgacttcatttccagtgcatctcgtatccacttcaatatgcttcgactttgcatgaaaagtcggatTCTTGTTGAGATGGATCGCGctctgactgtcacagaataacacaaacttatcttgcttgaggcctaactcatgtaagaatttcttcatccacaagagttctttggaagcttcagttgctgcaatgtactcagcttcagtagtggacaaagcaacacacttttgtagtcttgattgccaagacacagctccccctgcaaaagtcatcatataaccagaagtagattttctagaatcaagatcccCTGCCATATCTGCATCTATGTAGCCATCCAGCACaggttcaccacctccatagcataaacacactttggaagttcctttgaggtatctgagaatccacttcactgcttgccaatgatctttaccaaNNNNNNNNNNNNNNNNNNNNNNNNNNNNNNNNNNNNNNNNNNNNNNNNNNNNNNNNNNNNNNNNNNNNNNNNNNNNNNNNNNNNNNNNNNNNNNNNNNNNNNNNNNNNNNNNNNNNNNNNNNNNNNNNNNNNNNNNNNNNNNNNNNNNNNNNNNNNNNNNNNNNNNNNNNNNNNNNNNNNNNNNNNNNNNNNNNNNNNNNNNNNNNNNNNNNNNNNNNNNNNNNNNNNNNNNNNNNNNNNNNNNNNNNNNNNNNNNNNNNNNNNNNNNNNNNNNNNNNNNNNNNNNNNNNNNNNNNNNNNNNNNNNNNNNNNNNNNNNNNNNNNNNNNNNNNNNNNNNNatatattattactaaatataatgttgcacgagatgatttgtttgagaggtaataatctgagtttgtgtgagaccatttgtttgagagataataatgggtgcgtttgttttaataaaaaatttattcttttaaaccaaaaatcattttttagggtttaaagggtgtttgtttcatatttttttaaattattttgttagaaaaattatttttaatgtgaataaggcttttaaataggcttacataccagaccatgataggccgtaggctaGACTCAAGCCGgaaaaaaagcctatcataggccgtaggtcaggcttaggcctcaaaaattcattgtaggtcaggctcaggcctttcaaagcctagcctggcctgacctattcccacccctacttGGACCCATTCAAAAAATTGTTCAGCTCAAAGAACAAgatttggtttggttttgtCCAAAACATTGCACAATGGTCATCAACTCTACAAGAATTTTACCTTGCACCCCATTGATGTACCTGCCACCCCCAAGAAACTTGAAAAGACAATTTACCTTACCATtcgaaattttttaaactttctaaatataaaaaagtgaattttatttttaacattttcgaaacttttgataaacacaaaataattGGTGCATTCCTACATATTATGGTTCCATGGATATCTCTTTTACTTTCAGCTTGTTTGGATAATGCTAAAAGTCCACATGcataaataataaacatatgGGGCGAGAGTAAATTGCCTAGAAGAAGTCACCTATCAAGAATAATGCTATCAATTACATCACCATTAAAAATGATAGAGTAGTCAACTGTTTCTATGCATAACATTACCCATCTCACCCATTTGTTATGGAAATCCATCTTCAACATAACTTCACATAGATAATCTCAATCAATCCATCATTTGTTggaaaaaaccagagataattagcgataattatcttaataatgcggaatattttttcccccacctgtgcagataaatggccaaacagaaaatacaattccaagagcaataataattagcagaaaattaaatatgaaacaaacgcaatttttaacgtggaaaacttccctcaaattgagagaataaaaaccacgggacctagtccagtaaaaacttccactataataattaatgggtacaccaagagtcttcctaataacaatagggaatatcgatcaacaataacaaccctataacaaccttataatAACCTttcactaaagtgggtatgccaaagtaactctcagagaagacaaaactactcaaattatatattaaaataacaaactcagtggtaggaataacatactaaatttgtagatcaaacggagcaagtttgctacacacctgttaccaccactggaaccaaacccttatttttcttctctggaaaccgttcttcttccgttgtctTTCTGTGTAtcttcttagggatttctaaatcccctttttattaccttcaagtgggccaagcccattaaaaccttttttttctttttctttttatttcaataataataatactagtaaaattggtgggttccaNNNNNNNNNNNNNNNNNNNNNNNNNNNNNNNNNNNNNNNNNNNNNNNNNNNNNNNNNNNNNNNNNNNNNNNNNNNNNNNNNNNNNNNNNNNNNNNNNNNNNNNNNNNNNNNNNNNNNNNNNNNNNNNNNNNNNNNNNNNNNNNNNNNNNNNNNNNNNNNNNNNNNNNNNNNNNNNNNNNNNNNNNNNNNNNNNNNNNNNNNNNNNNNNNNNNNNNNNNNNNNNNNNNNNNNNNNNNNNNNNNNNNNNNNNNNNNNNNNNNNNNNNNNNNNNNNNNNNNNNNNNNNNNNNNNNNNNNNNNNNNNNNNNNNNNNNNNNNNNNNNNNNNNNNNNNNNNNNNNNNNNNNNNNNNNNNNNNNNNNNNNNNNNNNNNNNNNNNNNNNNNNNNNNNNNNNNNNNNNNNNNNNNNNNNNNNNNNNNNNNNNNNNNNNNNNNNNNNNNNNNNNNNNNNNNNNNNNNNNNNNNNNNNNNNNNNNNNNNNNNNNNNNNNNNNNNNNNNNNNNNNNNNNNNNNNNNNNNNNNNNNNNNNNNNNNNNNNNNNNNNNNNNNNNNNNNNNNNNNNNNNNNNNNNNNNNNNNNNNNNNNNNNNNNNNNNNNNNNNNNNNNNNNNNNNNNNNNNNNNNNNNNNNNNNNNNNNNNNNNNNNNNNNNNNNNNNNNNNNNNNNNNNNNNNNNNNNNNNNNNNNNNNNNNNNNNNNNNNNNNNNNNNNNNNNNNNNNNNNNNNNNNNNNNNNNNNNNNNNNNNNNNTCAGCTTCAATAGTggacaaagcaacacacttttgtagtcttgattgccaagacacaactccccctgcaaaagtcatcatataaccagaagtagattttttagaatcaagatcacctgccatatctgcatctgtgtagccatccaacacaggttcaccaccttcatagcataaacacactttgaaagtgcctctgaggtatctgagaatccccttcactgcttgccaatgatctttaccaggattagagagaaatcgactaacaactccaactgcatgagcaatatttggccttgtgcataccatagcatacatcaaactaccaactgcggatgcataaggaaccttcttcatcttctgattaaaacctttcacaaccaatcttgctttgtatcttggttgacaactattctcttctgtctttatcttgtatacccatttgttcttgagtgcttttctaccattaggcaactttacgaaatcaaatgtgtgattctcatgcaaggaattcatctcttcttgcatggcttTTAACCACTTTtgtttatcaacatttgtaatagcttcttgataatactctggctctccactatcagtgatcatcacatactcatgtggaggatatctttgagaaggttgacgttctctagtagatcttctcaactcaaaaaCGGCTGGTGGCTCAACTGGGACATGTTCATCATGGTGAGGgacatgatcatcagttacattctcattatctacctgtatatctctcccatcaacaaaggtttctgcagggggcttaggcgcaacatttTTAATGTAACTTGtggaatttggtttctgtttttcagctttatcaaaatcttcaatagtctggtcttcaagaaatatcacatctcggcttctgataattttcttgtcaactggatcccacaatctataaccaaattcttcatcaccataaccgacaaatatacactgtttggatttactatcaagcttggacctctcatctctgGGACCGTGAAAAAAACATCTccaaccaaaaactctcaaatgacggtaagagacatctttccctgtccacactctatttggaacatcaccatcaagtggaataaaaggagaaagattgatcaaatccactgcagttttcattgcttcaccccaaaaggatttcgatagttttgcatgagagagcatacatctgattctatcattaatcgtacgattcattctctctgcaacaccattatgctgaggtgtctttgaaactgttttctcaaacctgattccatgttctctacaatactcttcaaaagAACCTCTGTATTCACCACCATTATCTGATCGAATACATTTcaattttcttcccttttctctttcaacacttgcatgaaagtgCTTAAAGACTCCAAATACTTgatctttagatttcaaaggaaatgcccacacttttctagagtggtcgtcaataaaagtaacaaaatatgatgcaccaccaagagatttactatccatcatacaaacatcagtatgaactaaatcaatgatattttgcctcctatgaggaccagtattatgaaaagaaactctatgttgttttccagcaaaacaatgagtgcaagtttttagagacgtacctttcacaggaagaaaNNNNNNNNNNNNNNNNNNNNNNNNNNNNNNNNNNNNNNNNNNNNNNNNNNNNNNNNNNNNNNNNNNNNNNNNNNNNNNNNNNNNNNNNNNNNNNNNNNNNNNNNNNNNNNNNNNNNNNNNNNNNNNNNNNNNNNNNNNNNNNNNNNNNNNNNNNNNNNNNNNNNNNNNNNNNNNNNNNNNNNNNNNNNNNNNNNNNNNNNNNNNNNNNNNNNNNNNNNNNNNNNNNNNNNNNNNNNNNNNNNNNNNNNNNNNNNNNNNNNNNNNNNNNNNNNNNNNNNNNNNNNNNNNNNNNNNNNNNNNNNNNNNNNNNNNNNNNNNNNNNNNNNNNNNNNNNNNNNNNNNNNNNNNNNNNNNNNNNNNNNNNNNNNNNNNNNNNNNNNNNNNNNNNNNNNNNNNNNNNNNNNNNNNNNNNNNNNNNNNNNNNNNNNNNNNNNNNNNNNNNNNNNNNNNNNNNNNNNNNNNaatcccagtttcaacccaaacatctcccataccgataattttacatactccttcatctcccatttttaccatgcaAAAATCACTagcactgtaagatgagaagaaatcacgcctaggagtaacatgatatgaggcacccgaatcaataatccaagttgaatcctgacatgcaaggtttatggaattatcatcacaaacaatgtagacattattaacagatgcaattgttgttgtatctttatcattttccttctatttgtcttcatctttttcccttgattgatctctcttaaggaacctgcaatttctttttatgtgacccatttttccacaatgatagcatatcacttcttttctagtcctcgacttgcttcttgacttgctatgactttcagagttgtcgcgtctatggaagtttctagattgacttctcccccgtgactCTTTAACTAGTgtttctgactttgaggaagaaccaatcaaaccacattcctttcttcgagcttcttcattcaacatggtctctttaactgttgacattttcaactttccacttggagttgaattggtcaacgtcacaacaaggacttcccaattatcaggcaaggaactcaacaataacaacgcttgcaactcatcatctaatttaatttctgcaggtgtcaactgattcactgtattctgaaaaatactcatatgctctgccattgaatccccatctttgtatttcatattcaccagcttccgaatcaagaatgccttattttgcacattctttcgttcatacaactcttttaatttttcccacatcttgttagcatctatttcaataatgcggaatattttttccctcacctgtgcagataaatggccaaacagaaaatacaattccaagagcaataataattggcagaaaattaaatatgagacaaacgcaatttttaacgtggaaaacttccctcaaattgagagaataaaaaccacaggacctagtccagtaaaaacttccactataataattaatgggtacaccaagagtcttcctaataacaatagggaatatcaatcaacaataacaaccctataacaacCTTTCACTAAaatgggtatgccaaagtaactctcagagaagacaaaactactcaaattatatattaaaataacaaactcagtggtaggaataacatactaaatttgtagatcaaacggagcaagtttgctacacacctgttaccaccactggaaccaaacccttatttttcttctctggcaaccgttcttcttcagTTGTCTTTCTGTGTATCTTCTTAGGGATTTTTAAATCCctttttattaccttcaagtgggccaagcccattaaaacttttttttttctttttctttttatttcaataataataatactagtaaaattggtgggttccacttggggagtgagtccacccaacattttttaacattttcga
The genomic region above belongs to Cicer arietinum cultivar CDC Frontier isolate Library 1 chromosome 4, Cicar.CDCFrontier_v2.0, whole genome shotgun sequence and contains:
- the LOC101492646 gene encoding squamosa promoter-binding-like protein 9 encodes the protein MSSPSSPPSSSNEFLDGLKFGQKVYFEAKPNGGSSSSSGITTKKGNQQPPRCQVEGCKVDLSGAKAYYSRHKVCCMHSKSPIVVVSGLEQRFCQQCSRFHQLPEFDQGKRSCRRRLADHNERRRKPHPTSLLTSHFTKLSPSTFDNNNKGNDFMMECASYPKFSSSNALATQTSYEPVCRDRTTPFTWQNNTEPPSDFFQQGSVGGTNFLSPRHPPMESYNEVADSSCALSLLSNHTWDSRNTTPSVEMNNLLSFNETLMSQSSQGAASYQLSNASWFLKGIDSGNCSAEDVPDLELGQNSHTLHSNLPGELDVSQDKRHYWSL